Proteins encoded by one window of Myxococcales bacterium:
- a CDS encoding OmpA family protein, whose product MSIRGTAARVVFLSGLGGAATLAQAQATPPFDPAIDVQLFDYAIGPKTFFTVADASLMAPKQVTFDFLVTFLSNPFTVYDVDDSDDTITGQRTAVVERVLAGDLSVAYGLNDRFQLGVSLPMTFQMSGDGLMPTTAAPDPEGLKISGTGDLRAEVKMQAYRQGALGLAVALGTTLPTSFGTGGSKFIGDDLPTLRGRGIAQWTSPDGKLSAGANVGLIFRKPRTIYASTVGQQLTWGAALNYRPVDRFALVAETFGRTGLEGLDLDQSPVEVEGGARINATQAVAVVIGGGAGVVRGIGSPDLRLFVSVGYAPDTRDSDGDGVANNRDRCPNAAEDKDGFEDGDGCPDDDNDGDRRDDAHDKCPDVSEDFDGWDDDDGCPEYDNDGDEIKDLEDKCPMDPEDHKEPFPTDGCPSDKHDADLDGLMDTVDQCPVDPEDLDGFEDDDGCPDPDQDGDGVPDDEDQCPLCAEDKDGFDDADGCPELDNDGDGILDADDQCPNEMESINGFDDFDGCNDDGGALLLEVSDDRIGFLRAPSFDRRGLDRGGNLIVDQLALTMLQQRQVTKWTIAVIAKTKAEADRQAAAIRDRVVSRGVNPAALTLLTDAGSATIGVLISERADAPPGLTCPAGTEVQPRSRRGATSAPGTSAPVTTAPGIADSLGSQPEPAAMPPPPPADSDGDDIADANDTCPDEMETKNGYQDEDGCPDSVPAPLKQFSGTVKGINFKKGSAEIERKSFKLLDKSAKALLGFPDLKVEIQGHTDDDGDDDSNLALSQARAESVRTYLIGKGVDAARLTAKGYGETAPAVMIDGLKRSKLKAARAKNRRVEFKLQ is encoded by the coding sequence ATGAGCATCCGGGGGACTGCTGCGCGCGTCGTGTTTCTGTCCGGGCTCGGTGGTGCGGCGACGCTGGCGCAGGCGCAAGCCACGCCGCCGTTCGACCCGGCCATCGACGTCCAGCTGTTCGACTACGCGATCGGCCCCAAGACCTTCTTCACGGTCGCCGACGCCTCGCTGATGGCGCCCAAGCAGGTCACGTTCGACTTCCTGGTCACGTTCCTGTCGAACCCGTTCACGGTCTACGACGTCGACGACAGCGACGACACGATCACCGGCCAGCGCACCGCGGTCGTCGAGCGCGTGCTCGCGGGCGATCTGTCGGTGGCCTACGGCCTCAACGACCGGTTCCAGCTCGGCGTCAGCCTGCCGATGACGTTCCAGATGTCCGGCGACGGCCTGATGCCGACCACCGCCGCGCCCGACCCCGAGGGCCTGAAGATCAGCGGCACCGGCGATCTCCGGGCCGAGGTCAAGATGCAGGCCTACCGCCAGGGCGCGCTGGGCCTCGCCGTCGCGCTCGGGACCACGCTGCCCACCAGCTTCGGCACCGGCGGCTCGAAGTTCATCGGCGACGACCTGCCGACCCTGCGCGGCCGCGGCATCGCCCAGTGGACCTCGCCCGACGGCAAGCTGTCGGCCGGCGCCAACGTCGGCTTGATCTTCCGCAAGCCGCGCACGATCTACGCGAGCACCGTCGGCCAGCAGCTCACCTGGGGCGCGGCGCTCAACTACCGCCCGGTCGATCGGTTCGCGCTCGTCGCCGAGACCTTCGGCCGCACCGGGCTCGAGGGGCTCGATCTCGATCAGAGCCCGGTCGAGGTCGAGGGCGGCGCCCGGATCAACGCGACCCAGGCGGTCGCGGTCGTCATCGGCGGCGGCGCCGGCGTGGTCCGCGGCATCGGCTCGCCCGACCTGCGGCTGTTCGTGTCGGTCGGCTACGCGCCCGACACCCGCGACAGCGACGGCGACGGCGTCGCCAACAACCGCGACCGCTGCCCCAACGCCGCCGAGGACAAGGACGGCTTCGAGGACGGCGACGGCTGCCCCGACGACGACAACGACGGCGACCGCCGCGACGACGCCCACGACAAGTGCCCCGACGTCAGCGAGGACTTCGACGGCTGGGACGACGACGACGGCTGCCCCGAGTACGACAACGACGGCGACGAGATCAAGGACCTCGAGGACAAGTGCCCGATGGACCCCGAGGATCACAAGGAGCCGTTCCCGACCGACGGCTGCCCGTCGGACAAGCACGACGCCGATCTCGACGGCCTGATGGACACCGTCGACCAGTGCCCGGTCGACCCCGAGGATCTCGACGGCTTCGAGGACGACGACGGCTGCCCGGATCCCGATCAGGACGGCGACGGCGTCCCCGACGACGAGGACCAGTGCCCGCTGTGCGCCGAGGACAAGGACGGGTTCGACGACGCCGACGGCTGCCCCGAGCTCGACAACGACGGCGACGGCATCCTCGACGCCGACGACCAGTGCCCCAACGAGATGGAGTCGATCAACGGCTTCGATGACTTCGACGGGTGCAACGACGACGGCGGCGCGCTCCTGCTCGAGGTCAGCGACGACCGGATCGGGTTCCTGCGGGCGCCGAGCTTCGACCGCCGCGGCCTGGATCGCGGCGGCAACCTGATCGTCGACCAGCTGGCGCTGACGATGCTGCAGCAGCGCCAGGTCACGAAGTGGACGATCGCGGTGATCGCGAAGACCAAGGCCGAGGCCGACCGCCAGGCCGCGGCGATCCGCGATCGCGTGGTCAGCCGCGGCGTCAACCCGGCCGCGCTGACGCTCCTGACCGACGCCGGCTCGGCGACGATCGGCGTGCTGATCAGCGAGCGCGCCGACGCCCCGCCCGGCCTGACCTGCCCGGCCGGCACCGAGGTCCAGCCGCGCAGTCGCCGGGGCGCGACCAGCGCGCCGGGCACCAGCGCGCCGGTCACCACCGCGCCGGGCATCGCCGACAGCCTCGGCAGCCAGCCCGAGCCCGCCGCGATGCCGCCGCCGCCGCCGGCCGACAGCGACGGCGACGACATCGCCGACGCCAACGACACGTGCCCCGACGAGATGGAGACCAAGAACGGGTACCAGGACGAGGACGGCTGCCCCGACTCGGTGCCGGCGCCGCTCAAGCAGTTCAGCGGCACGGTCAAGGGCATCAACTTCAAGAAGGGCTCGGCCGAGATCGAGCGCAAGTCGTTCAAGCTCCTCGACAAGTCGGCCAAGGCGCTGCTGGGCTTCCCCGACCTCAAGGTCGAGATCCAGGGCCACACCGACGACGACGGCGACGATGACTCGAACCTGGCGCTGTCCCAGGCCCGGGCCGAGTCGGTGCGGACCTACCTGATCGGCAAGGGCGTCGACGCGGCGCGCCTGACCGCCAAGGGCTACGGCGAGACCGCGCCGGCGGTGATGATCGACGGCCTCAAGCGCTCCAAGCTGAAGGCCGCGCGCGCGAAGAACCGCCGGGTCGAGTTCAAGCTGCAGTAG